A stretch of Shinella zoogloeoides DNA encodes these proteins:
- a CDS encoding transglycosylase domain-containing protein: MAGNRKSQRIEPSFRGSGGRDDDDDFHVGAGDRVAGGGGGGRKGGRGKPAKPERPRRTSSRRRSSSGGFFGLFRRLFYWCVVLGIWGAIGVGGLVLYYGARMPSATSWSIPDRPPNVKILAVSGDIIANRGLTGGEALSLENMSPYIPQAVIAIEDRRFYSHFGVDPLGLARAMLTNVTTGRMVQGGSTLTQQLAKNMFLSPERTLERKVQEVLLAFWLEHKYSKDQILAMYLNRVFFGSNSYGVEAAARRYFNKSARDVNLGEAALLAGLLKAPSRLSPARDPEAAEARAQVVLGAMREEGYVTDNEIKSAMSQTPARAKSYWSGAQYYAADMVMAQLPGMIGDIKEDLVIDTTIDLDLEKKADETLSAMLDKDGAKSNASQAALVSIDGTGAIRALVGGRDYAESQFDRASKAKRQPGSAFKPFVYAAALEAGRSPLSVRNDAPVRIGNWTPENYDQKYRGEVTLASALANSLNTIAAQLVMEVGPGEVIKLARRLGIESDLQSNASIALGTSEVTLVELTSAYAPFMNGGYKATPHIIRRISTADGRVLYENTYDNPPRVLEPNIVSMMNGMMMRVITEGTGKNARIPGWPAAGKSGTTQSFRDALFVGYTSNLTTGVWFGNDDGKSMKKVTGGGLPAKAWGEFMTAAHAGLSPSPLFGTANGDPLQDPARAAPQEGGDQLFDIISRTLDTDERPAGNSGEAVATDQTGAVPLDDGLIPPADVGGERQTGTRRTTLFDFLVGG, encoded by the coding sequence ATGGCAGGCAACCGCAAATCCCAGCGCATCGAACCGTCCTTCCGGGGATCGGGAGGCCGTGACGACGACGACGATTTCCACGTCGGCGCAGGCGATCGCGTTGCCGGTGGCGGCGGCGGTGGCCGCAAGGGCGGGCGCGGCAAGCCGGCGAAACCCGAGCGGCCGCGGCGCACCTCATCCCGGCGACGCAGCTCTTCCGGCGGCTTCTTCGGCCTTTTCCGCAGGCTCTTCTACTGGTGCGTCGTGCTCGGTATCTGGGGCGCCATCGGCGTCGGCGGTCTGGTGCTCTATTACGGCGCGCGCATGCCGAGCGCCACGAGCTGGTCGATCCCGGACCGGCCGCCCAACGTCAAGATTCTCGCCGTCAGCGGCGACATCATCGCCAACCGGGGCCTGACCGGCGGCGAGGCGCTGTCGCTGGAGAACATGTCGCCCTATATCCCGCAGGCCGTCATCGCCATCGAGGACCGGCGCTTCTATTCGCATTTCGGCGTCGATCCGCTGGGCCTTGCCCGCGCGATGCTGACCAACGTCACGACCGGCCGCATGGTGCAGGGCGGCTCGACGCTGACGCAGCAGCTCGCCAAGAACATGTTCCTCTCGCCGGAGCGCACGCTGGAGCGCAAGGTGCAGGAAGTGCTGCTCGCCTTCTGGCTGGAGCACAAATATTCCAAGGACCAGATCCTTGCGATGTATCTCAACCGCGTCTTCTTCGGCTCCAATTCCTACGGTGTGGAAGCCGCCGCGCGGCGCTACTTCAACAAGTCGGCGCGTGACGTGAACCTCGGCGAGGCCGCGCTTCTCGCCGGCCTCCTGAAGGCGCCCTCACGCCTCTCGCCGGCCCGCGACCCGGAGGCGGCGGAAGCGCGCGCCCAGGTCGTTCTCGGCGCCATGCGCGAGGAAGGCTACGTCACCGACAACGAGATCAAGAGCGCGATGTCGCAGACGCCGGCGCGCGCCAAGAGCTACTGGTCCGGCGCGCAATACTACGCCGCCGACATGGTGATGGCGCAGCTTCCGGGCATGATCGGCGACATCAAGGAAGACCTCGTCATCGACACGACGATCGACCTCGACCTTGAGAAGAAGGCCGACGAGACGCTCTCGGCGATGCTCGACAAGGACGGCGCGAAATCCAACGCCTCGCAGGCCGCCCTCGTCTCCATCGACGGCACGGGCGCGATCCGCGCGCTGGTCGGCGGGCGCGACTATGCGGAAAGCCAGTTCGACCGCGCCTCCAAGGCCAAGCGCCAGCCGGGCTCGGCCTTCAAGCCCTTCGTCTACGCGGCGGCGCTGGAAGCCGGCCGCTCGCCGCTGTCCGTGCGCAACGACGCGCCGGTGCGGATCGGCAACTGGACGCCGGAGAACTACGACCAGAAATACCGCGGCGAGGTGACGCTCGCCTCCGCGCTCGCCAATTCGCTGAACACCATCGCCGCGCAGCTCGTCATGGAGGTCGGCCCAGGGGAGGTGATCAAGCTCGCCCGCCGGCTCGGCATCGAATCGGACCTGCAATCGAACGCCTCCATCGCGCTCGGCACGTCGGAGGTGACGCTGGTGGAGCTGACCTCCGCCTATGCCCCCTTCATGAACGGCGGCTACAAGGCGACGCCGCACATCATCCGGCGCATCTCGACGGCGGACGGCAGGGTGCTCTACGAGAACACCTACGACAACCCGCCCCGCGTGCTGGAGCCGAACATCGTCTCGATGATGAACGGCATGATGATGCGCGTCATCACCGAGGGCACCGGCAAGAACGCCCGCATTCCCGGCTGGCCGGCCGCCGGCAAGAGCGGCACGACGCAATCCTTCCGCGACGCGCTCTTCGTCGGCTATACCAGCAACCTGACGACCGGCGTCTGGTTCGGCAACGACGACGGCAAGTCGATGAAGAAGGTGACAGGCGGGGGACTTCCGGCCAAGGCCTGGGGCGAGTTCATGACCGCCGCCCATGCCGGCCTGTCACCCTCCCCGCTCTTCGGCACCGCGAACGGCGACCCGCTGCAGGATCCGGCCCGCGCCGCGCCGCAGGAAGGCGGCGACCAGCTCTTCGACATCATCTCCCGCACGCTCGATACAGACGAGCGGCCCGCCGGAAACAGCGGCGAGGCGGTGGCGACCGACCAGACCGGCGCAGTCCCCCTCGACGACGGCCTCATCCCGCCGGCGGATGTCGGCGGCGAGCGCCAGACGGGCACCCGCCGCACGACCCTCTTCGACTTCCTCGTCGGCGGTTGA
- a CDS encoding acyl carrier protein — protein MKQKIRDILGKHGGLPVPVDTLSDDADLYAAGLSSFASVQVMLGIEEAFDVEFPDSLLNRKSFQSVDAIARAVASLVGNAEAAE, from the coding sequence ATGAAGCAGAAGATCCGTGACATTCTGGGCAAGCACGGCGGTCTCCCGGTGCCGGTCGACACGCTTTCGGACGATGCCGATCTCTATGCGGCCGGTCTTTCCTCCTTTGCTTCCGTGCAGGTGATGCTCGGCATCGAGGAGGCCTTCGACGTCGAATTCCCGGACAGCCTGCTCAATCGCAAGTCGTTCCAGAGCGTCGATGCCATTGCACGGGCGGTCGCAAGCCTCGTCGGCAATGCGGAGGCCGCCGAATGA
- the polA gene encoding DNA polymerase I, translated as MKKGDHLFLVDGSGFIFRAFHAIPPLNRKSDGLPVNAVSGFCNMLWKLLKDARNTDVGVTPTHFAVIFDYSSKTFRNALYDQYKANRTAPPEDLIPQFGLIRQATRAFNLPCIEKEGFEADDLIATYARLAEADGADVTIVSSDKDLMQLVTQNVSMYDGMKDKQISIPEVIEKWGVPPEKMIDLQSLTGDSTDNVPGVPGIGPKTAAQLLEEYGDLDTLLARAEEIKQVKRRENIVANRELVLLSRQLVTLKTDTPLDVPLDDLSLHPQDGPKLIAFLKAMEFTTLTRRVAEACDCDAGAIDAADVPVEWGTEARGPDLDKGEAAAAPAAEGKAAVAAAAALPAANPGEATPAALARARAERFSAAPIDHSSYETVRDLAALDRWIAAAREAGLVAFDTETTSLDAMQAELCGFSLAIADNAKDPTGTAIRACYVPLNHKTGVGDLLGGGLAEGQIPIRTALERLKALLEDPSILKVAQNLKYDYLVMRRHGITVQGFDDTMLMSYALDAGVTTHGMDALSERWLGHKPIAYKDVAGSGKGAQTFDMVDISRATAYAAEDADVTLRLWHVLKPRLAAERMTTVYERLERPLVPVLARMEERGITIDRQVLSRLSGELAQGAAGFEEEIYELAGERFNIGSPKQLGDILFGKMGLPGASKTKTGQWSTSAQVLEDLAAQGIPLPRKIVDWRQLTKLKSTYTDALPGFVHPDTKRVHTSYALAATTTGRLSSSDPNLQNIPVRTAEGRKIRTAFISTPGHKLVSADYSQIELRVLAHVADIPQLKQAFADGVDIHAMTASEMFGVPVAGMPPEVRRRAKAINFGIIYGISAFGLANQLSIERSEASDYIKKYFERFPGIKDYMDSTKAFARENGYVETIFGRRAHYPEIKSSNPSVRAFNERAAINAPIQGSAADVIRRAMVKMEPALAAAGLSARMLLQVHDELIFEVEDGEVDKTIPVIVDVMENASMPALSMKVPLKVDARAATNWDEAH; from the coding sequence ATGAAAAAAGGTGATCATCTCTTCCTCGTCGACGGCTCGGGCTTCATCTTCCGCGCCTTCCACGCCATCCCGCCGCTCAACCGCAAGTCGGACGGGCTGCCGGTCAATGCCGTCTCGGGTTTCTGCAACATGCTGTGGAAGCTGCTGAAGGATGCGCGCAATACCGACGTGGGCGTGACGCCGACCCATTTCGCCGTCATCTTCGATTATTCCTCGAAGACCTTCCGCAATGCGCTGTACGACCAGTACAAGGCCAACCGCACCGCGCCGCCGGAAGACCTGATCCCGCAATTCGGCCTGATCCGCCAAGCCACGCGCGCCTTCAACCTGCCCTGCATCGAGAAGGAAGGGTTCGAGGCGGACGACCTGATCGCCACCTATGCCCGCCTTGCCGAGGCAGACGGCGCGGACGTCACCATCGTTTCCTCCGACAAGGACCTCATGCAGCTCGTGACGCAGAATGTCTCGATGTATGACGGCATGAAGGACAAGCAGATCTCCATTCCCGAGGTCATCGAGAAATGGGGCGTGCCGCCGGAGAAGATGATCGATCTCCAGTCGCTGACCGGTGACTCGACCGACAACGTGCCGGGCGTGCCCGGTATCGGCCCGAAGACCGCCGCCCAGCTTCTCGAGGAATATGGCGACCTCGATACGCTGCTTGCCCGCGCCGAGGAGATCAAGCAGGTCAAGCGCCGCGAGAACATCGTCGCCAACCGTGAACTGGTGCTCCTCTCCCGCCAGCTTGTCACGCTGAAGACGGACACGCCGCTCGACGTGCCGCTCGACGACCTGAGCCTGCATCCGCAGGACGGGCCGAAGCTCATCGCCTTCCTCAAGGCCATGGAATTCACCACGCTGACGCGCCGCGTCGCGGAAGCCTGTGACTGCGATGCGGGCGCCATCGACGCTGCCGACGTCCCGGTCGAATGGGGCACCGAGGCGCGCGGCCCCGATCTCGACAAGGGCGAGGCCGCTGCAGCGCCTGCCGCCGAGGGCAAGGCGGCTGTGGCCGCCGCCGCCGCGCTTCCGGCCGCGAATCCCGGCGAGGCCACGCCGGCGGCGCTTGCCAGGGCGCGCGCGGAGCGTTTTTCAGCAGCGCCCATCGACCATTCTTCCTATGAGACGGTGCGCGATCTCGCAGCGCTCGACCGCTGGATCGCCGCCGCGCGCGAAGCCGGCCTCGTCGCCTTCGACACCGAAACCACCTCGCTCGACGCCATGCAGGCCGAGCTTTGCGGCTTCTCGCTCGCCATTGCCGACAATGCCAAGGACCCGACGGGAACCGCCATCCGCGCCTGCTACGTACCGCTGAACCACAAGACGGGCGTCGGCGACCTTCTGGGCGGCGGGCTTGCCGAAGGGCAGATCCCGATCCGCACCGCGCTGGAGCGGCTGAAGGCGCTGCTGGAGGACCCGTCCATCCTCAAGGTCGCGCAGAACCTCAAATACGATTACCTCGTCATGCGCCGCCACGGCATCACCGTCCAGGGTTTCGACGATACGATGCTGATGTCCTACGCGCTGGATGCGGGCGTCACGACGCATGGCATGGACGCGCTCTCCGAGCGCTGGCTCGGCCACAAGCCGATCGCCTACAAGGACGTCGCCGGCTCCGGCAAGGGCGCGCAGACCTTCGACATGGTCGATATCTCCCGCGCTACCGCCTATGCGGCGGAGGATGCCGACGTGACGCTGCGCCTCTGGCATGTGCTGAAGCCGCGGCTTGCGGCCGAGCGCATGACGACGGTCTACGAGCGGCTGGAGCGCCCGCTGGTGCCCGTGCTTGCCCGCATGGAAGAGCGCGGCATCACCATCGACCGGCAGGTGCTCTCGCGCCTTTCCGGCGAACTGGCGCAGGGTGCGGCCGGTTTCGAGGAAGAGATCTACGAGCTTGCCGGCGAGCGCTTCAATATCGGCTCGCCCAAGCAGCTCGGCGATATCCTCTTCGGCAAGATGGGCCTTCCCGGCGCCTCCAAGACGAAGACCGGCCAGTGGTCCACCTCCGCGCAGGTGCTGGAGGACCTTGCCGCCCAGGGCATTCCGCTGCCGCGCAAGATCGTCGACTGGCGCCAGCTCACTAAGCTGAAATCCACCTATACCGACGCGCTGCCCGGCTTCGTGCATCCCGATACGAAGCGCGTGCACACATCCTATGCGCTTGCCGCGACGACGACCGGCCGTCTCTCGTCCTCGGATCCGAACCTCCAGAACATTCCCGTGCGCACGGCCGAAGGCCGCAAGATCCGCACGGCCTTCATCTCGACGCCGGGCCACAAGCTGGTCTCGGCCGACTACAGCCAGATCGAGCTGCGCGTGCTCGCCCATGTCGCCGACATCCCGCAGCTCAAGCAGGCTTTCGCCGATGGCGTCGACATCCATGCCATGACGGCCTCCGAAATGTTCGGCGTGCCGGTCGCGGGCATGCCCCCGGAAGTGCGCCGCCGCGCCAAGGCGATCAATTTCGGCATTATCTACGGCATCTCGGCCTTTGGCCTCGCCAACCAGCTCTCCATCGAGCGCTCCGAGGCGAGCGACTACATCAAGAAGTATTTCGAGCGCTTCCCGGGCATCAAGGACTACATGGACAGCACCAAGGCCTTCGCCCGCGAGAACGGCTATGTCGAGACGATCTTCGGCCGCCGCGCCCATTACCCGGAGATCAAGTCGTCCAACCCGTCGGTGCGCGCCTTCAACGAGCGCGCCGCGATCAACGCGCCGATCCAGGGCTCTGCTGCCGACGTCATCCGCCGCGCCATGGTGAAGATGGAGCCGGCGCTTGCCGCCGCCGGTCTTTCGGCCCGCATGCTGCTGCAGGTGCATGACGAACTGATCTTCGAGGTCGAGGACGGTGAGGTCGACAAGACCATCCCCGTCATCGTCGACGTGATGGAGAACGCCTCCATGCCGGCGCTTTCGATGAAGGTCCCGCTGAAGGTGGATGCGCGCGCTGCAACCAATTGGGACGAGGCGCATTGA
- a CDS encoding M20/M25/M40 family metallo-hydrolase has product MTNILPVLDRASAGIPVSLERLFELVRIKSISTDPSFKPECRRAAEWLVAELRSLGFDATVRDTPGHPMVVAHHDGAKPDAPHVLFYGHYDVQPVDPLNLWDNDPFEPAVREVEGGRRVITGRGTSDDKGQLLTFVEACRAYKETVGALPCRVTILFEGEEESGSPSLKPFLEANAAELTADFALVCDTSMWDADTPAISAGLRGLVGEEVIIKAADRDLHSGHFGGAAANPIHILTDILAGLHDETGRVTLDGFYEGVEETPSQIKAAWEKLGTSAEKFLGAIGLSIPSGEKGRSVLELTWARPTAEVNGITGGYTGEGFKTVIAAEASAKVSFRLVGKQDPAKIRDAFRAYVRSRVPADCSVSFHTHGGSPAIQLPYDSALLEKAKSALSDEWPKPAVVIGMGGSIPIVGDFQKMLGMESLLVGFALSDDRIHSPNEKYELRSFEKGIRSWVRILSALAAR; this is encoded by the coding sequence ATGACCAACATTCTGCCCGTCCTCGACCGCGCCAGCGCCGGCATTCCGGTCAGCCTCGAACGCCTGTTCGAGCTTGTGCGCATCAAGTCCATCTCCACCGATCCGTCCTTCAAGCCGGAGTGCCGCCGGGCGGCCGAGTGGCTGGTCGCGGAACTGCGCTCGCTCGGCTTCGACGCGACGGTGCGCGACACGCCCGGTCATCCCATGGTCGTCGCCCATCATGACGGCGCAAAACCCGACGCGCCGCATGTGCTGTTCTACGGCCATTACGACGTCCAGCCCGTCGATCCGCTGAACCTGTGGGACAACGATCCCTTCGAGCCGGCCGTGCGCGAGGTCGAGGGTGGCCGCCGCGTCATCACCGGTCGCGGCACCTCCGACGACAAGGGCCAGCTCCTGACCTTCGTGGAAGCCTGCCGCGCCTACAAGGAAACCGTGGGCGCCCTGCCCTGCCGCGTCACCATCCTCTTCGAAGGCGAGGAAGAATCCGGCTCGCCGTCGCTGAAGCCCTTCCTCGAGGCCAATGCCGCGGAACTGACGGCCGATTTCGCACTCGTCTGCGACACCAGCATGTGGGACGCCGATACGCCGGCCATCTCGGCGGGCCTGCGCGGCCTCGTCGGCGAGGAAGTCATCATCAAGGCGGCCGACCGGGACCTGCATTCCGGCCATTTCGGCGGCGCGGCGGCAAACCCGATCCACATCCTCACGGACATCCTCGCGGGCCTGCACGACGAGACCGGCCGCGTGACGCTCGACGGCTTCTATGAAGGCGTCGAGGAGACCCCGTCGCAGATCAAGGCCGCCTGGGAGAAGCTCGGCACCTCGGCGGAAAAATTCCTCGGCGCTATCGGCCTGTCGATCCCCTCGGGCGAGAAGGGTCGTTCCGTTCTGGAACTGACCTGGGCGCGCCCGACGGCGGAAGTCAACGGCATCACCGGCGGCTATACCGGCGAGGGCTTCAAGACGGTGATCGCGGCGGAAGCATCGGCCAAGGTCTCCTTCCGCCTCGTCGGCAAGCAGGACCCGGCGAAGATCCGTGACGCCTTCCGCGCCTATGTGCGCTCGAGGGTTCCGGCCGACTGCTCGGTTTCCTTCCACACCCATGGCGGCTCGCCTGCAATCCAGCTTCCCTACGATTCAGCGCTGCTCGAAAAGGCAAAATCGGCCCTTTCCGACGAATGGCCGAAGCCGGCCGTCGTCATCGGCATGGGCGGCTCGATCCCGATCGTCGGCGATTTCCAGAAAATGCTCGGCATGGAGTCCCTGCTCGTCGGCTTCGCCCTTTCGGACGACCGCATCCATTCGCCGAACGAGAAATACGAACTGCGCTCCTTCGAGAAGGGTATCCGCTCCTGGGTGCGCATTCTCTCCGCGCTCGCGGCGCGCTGA
- a CDS encoding glycoside hydrolase family 5 protein: protein MRFLSGTGLFRLAAAVAAIALPLEAGAAGLKGVNLAGAEFGEGRGVYGKDYIYPSAETIGYFAGKGFNAVRLPFKWERLQPRLNRGFDKAERTRLAETVKALRRAGMTVILDPHNYAYYDKKQLGAEGGVPDSAFADFWRRLAEDYKGDAGVQFGLMNEPHDVPAEQWLASANAAIAVIRKTGAKNLVLVPGTLWTGAHSWEEEREGGANATVMLGIEDPANNHAYEVHQYLDADFSGTARTCERADDAVKALERFTDWLKRNGQRGFLGEFGGSSDPACLDGLARMTALVDRENAVWTGWTYWAAGDWWPADEPLNIQPTADGDRPQLAALVAGGGLSAKP from the coding sequence ATGCGGTTCCTATCCGGGACGGGGCTTTTCCGGCTGGCGGCGGCCGTGGCAGCGATCGCGCTTCCCCTTGAAGCCGGTGCGGCCGGCCTCAAGGGCGTCAACCTGGCCGGGGCTGAATTCGGCGAGGGGCGCGGTGTCTACGGCAAGGATTACATTTATCCCTCGGCCGAAACGATCGGCTATTTCGCCGGCAAGGGCTTCAATGCCGTGCGCCTTCCCTTCAAGTGGGAGCGGCTGCAGCCGCGGCTGAACCGCGGCTTCGACAAGGCCGAGCGCACGCGCCTTGCCGAAACGGTCAAGGCGCTGCGCCGGGCCGGCATGACCGTCATCCTCGATCCGCACAATTACGCCTATTACGACAAGAAGCAGCTTGGAGCCGAGGGCGGGGTGCCGGATAGCGCCTTTGCCGATTTCTGGCGGCGGCTCGCCGAGGACTACAAGGGTGACGCCGGCGTGCAGTTCGGCCTGATGAACGAGCCGCACGATGTGCCGGCGGAGCAATGGCTCGCCTCCGCCAATGCCGCCATCGCGGTGATCCGCAAGACGGGCGCGAAGAACCTCGTCCTCGTGCCGGGCACGCTCTGGACGGGTGCGCATAGCTGGGAAGAGGAGCGGGAAGGCGGCGCCAACGCCACTGTCATGCTCGGCATCGAGGACCCGGCGAACAACCATGCCTATGAAGTGCATCAGTATCTTGACGCGGACTTCTCCGGCACGGCCAGGACCTGTGAGCGCGCGGACGATGCGGTGAAAGCGCTGGAGCGGTTCACCGACTGGCTGAAGCGCAACGGCCAGCGCGGCTTCCTCGGCGAATTCGGCGGTTCGTCAGATCCGGCCTGCCTCGACGGACTTGCCCGCATGACGGCGCTCGTCGACAGGGAGAACGCGGTCTGGACCGGCTGGACCTACTGGGCAGCGGGCGACTGGTGGCCGGCGGACGAACCGCTCAATATCCAGCCGACCGCCGATGGCGACCGGCCGCAACTGGCCGCGCTTGTCGCCGGCGGCGGGCTTTCCGCCAAGCCGTAA
- a CDS encoding lysylphosphatidylglycerol synthase transmembrane domain-containing protein, with protein sequence MKRLRKFFWPLVSTAAIALSVYILYKDLRGLSLDEFMASIHAIPASGWLLASLATLVAYAALAAYDHLALEHLGHRISLWFITITSFTTYALSHNIGASVFSGALVRYRAYTSKGLSGSEVGMLVAFCSFTFALGTVMLFGLVLVLEPEIVGRFADFLPIEAAFSTGIFLLALVALYVVGSLVGFRPVDTRWLKLEYPKPSLVFRQLIIAPIELIGAAAIIYFALPATGNPGFFVVLGIFLASFSVALLSHAPGGIGVLELVFIAGLPDMDPASVLAALAVFRLFYLIVPFIMALVVILIYERSRFLARAKDGEG encoded by the coding sequence ATGAAGCGGCTCAGGAAATTCTTCTGGCCGCTCGTCAGCACCGCCGCGATCGCCCTGTCGGTCTATATCCTCTACAAGGACCTCCGGGGCCTGTCGCTCGACGAATTCATGGCGAGCATCCACGCCATTCCGGCCTCCGGCTGGCTCCTTGCCTCCCTCGCCACGCTCGTCGCCTATGCCGCGCTCGCGGCCTACGATCATCTGGCGCTGGAGCATCTCGGCCACCGCATCTCGCTGTGGTTCATCACCATCACCTCCTTCACCACCTATGCGCTGTCGCACAATATCGGCGCCTCGGTGTTTTCAGGGGCGCTGGTGCGCTACCGGGCCTATACGTCGAAGGGCTTGAGCGGCTCCGAGGTGGGAATGCTCGTCGCCTTCTGCTCCTTCACCTTCGCGCTCGGCACCGTCATGCTGTTCGGCCTCGTGCTGGTGCTGGAGCCGGAGATCGTCGGGCGGTTCGCCGATTTCCTGCCGATCGAGGCGGCGTTCTCGACGGGCATCTTCCTGCTCGCCCTCGTCGCGCTCTACGTGGTGGGCAGCCTCGTCGGCTTCCGGCCGGTCGACACGCGCTGGCTGAAGCTGGAATATCCCAAGCCCTCGCTCGTCTTCCGCCAGCTCATCATCGCGCCCATCGAGCTGATCGGGGCGGCGGCGATCATCTATTTCGCGCTGCCGGCGACCGGCAATCCCGGCTTCTTCGTCGTGCTCGGCATCTTCCTCGCCTCCTTCTCGGTCGCGCTGCTCTCGCATGCGCCGGGTGGCATCGGCGTGCTGGAACTCGTCTTCATCGCCGGCCTGCCGGACATGGACCCGGCCTCGGTCCTCGCCGCGCTTGCCGTCTTCCGGCTCTTCTATCTCATCGTTCCGTTCATCATGGCGCTGGTGGTCATCCTGATCTACGAACGCTCGCGTTTTCTCGCCAGAGCGAAGGACGGAGAGGGTTGA
- a CDS encoding MarR family winged helix-turn-helix transcriptional regulator has protein sequence MDFDRKESAAYLANLLAKAASRALQARADGSGFAPGQFPVLLELWSGDGLTQRELLDRLDIEQATMANTLSRMERDGLVSRRRHPKDKRAQLVFLTARGKALQETALAAASATEDALFQGFRRFERELLLEYMRMVLANLGRDPRV, from the coding sequence ATGGACTTTGATCGGAAGGAGTCGGCTGCTTACCTCGCCAATCTCCTGGCGAAGGCGGCGTCCCGCGCGCTTCAGGCGCGGGCGGACGGGTCCGGCTTTGCGCCCGGCCAGTTCCCGGTCCTGCTCGAATTGTGGAGCGGCGACGGCCTGACCCAGCGCGAGCTTCTCGACCGCCTCGATATCGAGCAGGCGACCATGGCCAACACGCTCTCGCGCATGGAGCGGGACGGCCTCGTTTCCCGCCGCCGCCATCCCAAGGACAAGCGGGCGCAACTCGTCTTCCTCACTGCACGCGGCAAGGCCCTGCAGGAGACGGCGCTCGCGGCGGCCTCGGCCACGGAGGATGCGCTGTTCCAGGGATTCCGTCGTTTCGAACGCGAACTGCTTCTCGAATATATGCGTATGGTGCTCGCCAATCTCGGGCGCGATCCGCGTGTCTGA
- a CDS encoding BA14K family protein, whose product MKTTIKTGLSTVMAVAMFATSFVTAPASAMPLPKAGVSQTSDVEPVQYRRRHHGGRGWHNGHRGSRYHRHGYRRHSDGWWYPLAAFGAGAIIGGAIVNNNHNNRPRDAGINPRHFDWCYARYRSYRSFDNTFQPNHGPRRQCLSPYF is encoded by the coding sequence ATGAAGACAACGATCAAAACCGGCCTTTCCACCGTCATGGCCGTCGCCATGTTCGCCACGTCCTTCGTCACGGCACCGGCCTCCGCCATGCCGCTGCCGAAGGCTGGCGTTTCTCAGACCTCCGATGTCGAGCCGGTGCAATACCGTCGCAGGCATCATGGCGGTCGCGGCTGGCATAACGGCCATCGCGGCTCCCGCTACCATCGCCACGGCTATCGCCGCCACTCGGACGGCTGGTGGTATCCGCTGGCGGCCTTCGGCGCAGGCGCGATCATCGGCGGCGCGATCGTCAACAACAACCATAACAACCGGCCGCGCGATGCGGGCATCAATCCGCGCCATTTCGACTGGTGCTATGCACGCTACCGTTCCTACCGGTCGTTCGACAACACGTTCCAGCCCAATCACGGGCCGCGACGCCAGTGCCTCTCGCCCTATTTCTGA